Proteins encoded within one genomic window of Salmo trutta chromosome 11, fSalTru1.1, whole genome shotgun sequence:
- the LOC115201883 gene encoding zinc finger protein with KRAB and SCAN domains 8-like, whose product MARGEGHLTGGHRSFVKPAGHNTWRDDQPITVDEESASSTQHVIVIESEDAEAAGPGVKLEGSKGEEDPRNNRVIQTGTASGAPPVATEDPTSPAQPRIRHCITEVSGMPNSTLKSETITKTLTERHRLLHTGTDHRSDPERLGPLGCPPAPGSEYLPVFHQSQKTVHSRGDGDVLDTGVDDPSCSYSTEMDPGNMPLGLETQNDLSRGDWNRYSSSVYSEGCLDKKEEVIVVDEVTVKMEGDISLTWNADSHPGDGHSQGKDFLDYRESLETNPNVATHSPLHTLRDRDPVSTSMGPSNSHSLFDQVLNSNDRTRAQTQGGGATSGNSKEKRFLCMFCNKGFSCLQKVEIHQRFHTGVKPFSCNQCHMCFAQAGDLKRHQRVHTGEKPYSCPQCEKRFSRLDKLKMHLKVHTGERPFACTHCRKRFSERSYLRIHQQKKHSTL is encoded by the exons gtgaaggacatctcactggaggccacaggagctttgtgaagccagcaggacacaatacatggagagatgaccaaccaatcactgttgatgaggaGAGTGCATCCTCAACCCAGCACGTTATCGTGATAGAG TCAGAAGatgcagaggctgcaggtcctgggGTCAAGCTGGAGGGGTCTAAAGGAGAGGAGGACCCACGGAACAACAGAGTCATCCAGACTGGAACAGCATCTGGTGCGCCCCCTGTCGCCACGGAGGACCCCACCTCCCCTGCCCAGCCCAGGATCCGACACTgcatcacggaggtcagtggaaTGCCGAACTCCACCCTCAAGTCAGAGACCATCACCAAGACATTAACTGAAAGACACAGGCTATTACACACAGGAACTGACCACAgatcagacccagagagactggggCCACTTGGCTGTCCTCCTGCTCCCGGTTCCGAATACTTACCGGTATTTCACCAGAGCCAGAAGACGGTTCATTCCCGTGGAGATGGTGATGTGTTAGACACTGGTGTTGATGATCCGTCTTGTTCTTACTctacagagatggaccctggcaacatgcccttgggtttagagacacagaatgatctgtctagaggggattggaaccggtacagtagtagtgtatactctgaagggtgcctagataAGAAAGAGGAGGTTATAGTCGTTGATGAAGTGACTGTGAAAATGGAGGGTGACATTTCTCTCACATGGAATGCAGATAGTCACCCAGGTGACGGACACTCACAAGGCAAAGACTTCTTAGATTACAGGGAAAGTTTAGAGACAAATCCAAATGTCGCgacccactcccctttacacaCACTCAGGGATCGGGACCCAgtgtccacatcgatggggccttCCAATTCACACAGCCTTTTCGATCAGGTATTGAATTCAAACGACAGGACTAGAGCCCAGACTCAGGGAGGGGGAGCCACATCAGGCAATAGTAAAGAGAAgcggttcctctgcatgttctgtaacaaaggcttcagctgcctCCAGAAGGTGGAGATTCACCAGAGGTTCCACACAGGggtgaaacccttcagctgtaaCCAGTGTCACATGTGCTTCGCCCAGGCTGGagacctgaagaggcaccagagggtccacacaggggagaaaccctacagctgcccccagtgtgagaagaggttctcccgccTGGACAAactgaagatgcacctgaaagtccacacgggagagaggccATTCGCCTGTACACACTGCAGGAAGAGGTTCTCTgagaggagctacctcaggatacaccagcagaaaaaacaTTCCACTCTATAA